The Echinicola rosea genome has a segment encoding these proteins:
- a CDS encoding MauE/DoxX family redox-associated membrane protein: MAIILYLSLWTFTGMEKLMDYDGYLGEIRNQVFPLEWAERLAPTVLTMELLLALLLLYGQTRKTALLLSTLLMTVFTTYIGLVWAGTFPRVPCSCAGFLEAIGWNGHLLFNAAFILLGTIGLMRQQKTT, from the coding sequence ATGGCAATCATCCTTTACCTGTCCCTATGGACATTTACGGGCATGGAAAAGCTTATGGATTACGATGGCTACCTTGGAGAAATCAGGAACCAGGTATTTCCCCTGGAATGGGCAGAACGGCTTGCCCCGACTGTCCTGACCATGGAATTGCTCTTGGCCTTATTGCTTTTGTACGGACAAACCAGGAAAACAGCCCTATTGCTTTCAACACTGTTGATGACCGTTTTTACTACCTATATCGGTCTGGTCTGGGCAGGTACATTTCCCCGGGTCCCCTGCTCGTGTGCGGGCTTTCTTGAGGCCATAGGCTGGAATGGACATTTACTGTTCAACGCGGCATTTATACTCTTGGGAACCATAGGGCTGATGAGGCAACAAAAAACAACATAG